The Piliocolobus tephrosceles isolate RC106 chromosome 10, ASM277652v3, whole genome shotgun sequence nucleotide sequence caatcctccgatctcagcctctcaaagtgctgggattacaggtgtgagccactacgcccagcctgtccttttacttttaacctaccCATATCATGTTTAAagtgaatttcatataaataatgcATAGTTGGGTcctcttttaaaattctgatcATCTATCTTAATCCATGTGTTGAGGACATTTATATTTAGTGAAATTATTAGCATGTTTGGATTTAGTTCTGCCATCttaccatttgttttctttttgttcctttgatattcctttgttttgccttttctctgtcttttgggttactgaacattttttaattcatttcaattaACCTATTGTAGTTTTGACTATTATCTCTGTACAGTTATTTTAGGGATTTCTTAGGAATtacaatatatgtaaatttttaagtctacataaaattgttatttttacaaCTTCAAGTGAAATGTAGAAATCTGATCACTATAAAAGCTTTTTTAGGCTCCTCCCTTTTTGTTGTAGTTATATATTTCCCTGCGTAAATTAAAAATCTCATTagataaatattataattcttgtttttaaacattAGATGTTTAAAAGAACTAAGAGGAAAATATTTACCcagatatttataatttctgttggTCTCCCTTTGTTCTTGATGTTCTAAGTTTCCTTCTGACAACGCTTTGCTTCTAACTGAAGATTATTCTTTATAATAAGTCTACTGGAAAtaaattcttctttctcttcagctgagagtgatttttattttaccttcatatatgaaacatttttgctggatatagagtTTTGGGTTGATAGGTCtgttctttcagcattttaaaagtgttgttctactttttactggCCTTCATTTCTGATGGGAAACCTACAGTTACTCAAATTGTTCTGTATGAGTAATGTATCGtttttctgtggctgctttccagattttttctttgtctttagttttgagAAATGTGATGACAATGTGTCTGGACTTAGATCTTGTTGGAAACTCCTATGTGGGGTTTCCTGAGGACTGGGAATGATGAAGACAAGGTTTCTTAGAAAGAAGCCAAGTGTTATATCGTCGAAATGTGCAAGTTTCAACTATTGcagttaaatatgtttttatattattggATGACAAGTTAGAATGCCCTTGGGAGAATACACAAAGTATAGTATTTTAGTGTGTGAATATTGTGTCTTTTCAATAGGGGATTCTTCTAAGAGATTCATAACATAAACATACTAGTAACAATATTGCccggcatggtgacatgcacctatagtctcagctgctcaggagactgaagtagaGGGTCtttggagtccaggagttccagcatgggtgacagcaagacctcatctctaaaaataattaaaatttaagaaataataataaatatttctaaaccaTAGAAGCAACTCTATAAAATCTTAGAGATGTTCAGAAAGTTGTTTAGGAATGGTTTTAGTCTTTGATTCACcattacagtttttctttttttattttgagacggagttttgttcttgttgcccaggctggagtgcaatggcgtgatctcagctcattgcaacctccacctcccagatacaagcgattctcctttctcagcctcccaagtagctcggattacaggcttgtgccaccacacctgctaatttttttgtatttagtagagacggggtttcatcatgttagtcaggctggtcgcaaactcctgacctcaggcgatccacccacctcggtctcccaaagtgctgggattacaggcctgcaccaccacacctggcctacaattTTTCCAgattaaatttatttacaaatgaagCATGAATTGACCAGTATCCTATGCTATGCAAGGTAAATTTTCCCATCTGTGTTTAATATTGTGgccatttttttctacttaaatgAAATGTTTCATAGAGTAGTATCtattgaggttttgttttgtttgagatggagttttgcgcttgttgcccaggctagtgcaatggcgcgatctcggctcactgcaacctccgcctcccgggttcaagagattctcctatctcagcttcctgagtagctgggattacaggcgcatgccaccacaccagctaatttttgtatttttagtagagatggggtttcagcatattggtcaggctggtctcgaactcctgacctcaggtgatccacctgcctcagcctgccaaagtgctgggattacaggagtgagccaccacgcctggccctgtttGAGGTGTTATGTGGTACTATCAAGTAGCCATTCTGATTCTGACAGTTTTTATCTTCATGGATCTTACAACTTGATGGTCATATGGTTCTTTTGAAACTTGACAGGCCAAATTTTGTGTATCTGTCATGGAATCTTTGAACTTCTTAATGgatttattttacagtttcataTGAGGCCTTTGCGTAACGATGTTTAGTCAAAGCATCCCACTTCTAGTAATGAACTTTAAGGTATGTCTATGGTATCTACGATATTGTTTCTACCTTTATGATAGCAGTTATATGAGGCAGCTACCATCAAGCCATCAAGTAGTTgatgtatttgttgttttttaaaggatATCGGAGGAACCTCTTCTTTGCAGCATTTCAGAGAAGTGAATTATTCTAAAAGCATATCAGCTATTcgtgtatatatttacttttagttagTTGCTCTATCTTAGTGGACTACAGTTAAGTCACTTTATCAATCTAGCTTCTGGTAAGAAATTGACTTTTACCACAGTAACTGATGTACCTGTTGCATATCAAGCCTGATattgctgatttttgtttttaagataaaacCCATTAACAAACAGTAAAGTCAGGATTTGGTACTGGAAAAttcaaaagttttgttttggACGTGAATACTTCTTGAGTTATGGAATCACAATCGTGAGATTTTCCTTGCAGTAGGTAAAGGTTACTGAATTAACACTGTTACACCAGTGGATGGTAATATGAAAAAGAGAGAGTAACAATATTTCATAATTACTCAAGTGACAGAAATTTTGGGTGGAAATTTTGGTTACTATGCATGGTAACATGAGGTTTAAAGACCTAGTATAACCTCTGAAGATGCTTTTATTAATTCAGTTGAGGTTTATAATTGCTCTGAGGCAGGGAAGCTAAACCTTAGCTACTGAATTAAGGTATAcggtttctttctctttttttttgtttttgttttttgttttttgagacggctcctaactctgtggcccaggctggagtgcagtgatgctatggctcgctgcaacttccgcctcccaggtttaagcgattctcctgcctcagcccccaaatagctgggattacaggcgccccccaccaagcctggctaatttttgtatgtatgtatgtatttatttatctattgagacagagtctctgttgcccaagctgtagtgcagtggcgcaattttggctcattgcaacctctgcctcccaggttgaagcgattctcttgcctcagcctccggagtagatgggattataggcgtgtgcccccacacccaggtactttttgtatttttagtagagacggtgtttcgccatgttggcaagtctggtctcgaactcctgacttcaagtgatctgccctcctcaacctcccaaagtgctgagtaagccactgcacccagcttaagGTACGCAATATAATAGGCAGGTGGGGTTTTTTATGTCATGTTGTTAATGCTCCCAGAACACAGTGTACTATTTTTGTACTCAAAAAGATCTATGATTATGTAGGAAGACTGTCTAGACTGAGGGCTGTCTAGCTATCTGATCATATATAGGACCTTACTgcattttttttggaaacagatcCTATCTATTGCATTTGTAGATGTTACGCTTTAGTGAATAAAGAAGGGTTCTTCTTGTAGTGGTCCCAGCAATATCGTTTACAGATTAGGACCGTTAGAGAGTTCTATTACTTGAGTTATATTAAACCAAGATaactttattttctctcaaatCTTTTATAATTTGTTGTAGAATTTCagatttgtcttttattattttcaccatCTGTTACAAcctattatttttactataaaaccttttttttggttatttcatttttcttattacaaGTCAGCGcccgtccttttttttttttttaattttgctttacaGACAGCTTTAAAAGCTTACTCAGAAGGATCTGATGTTCTATAGTAATGGGATTAATGGAGTTGTAGTGACGtccatttaacccatttatgttAACTTTCTTAACAAGTAAGAAAGTTGTCTATCTACAATTTTAGATAATTCCCTTTGGAAATTTAGAGGAAGTACAGGGTATTGTTGGGCGCTAATGGCTCTCTCAGAGCAGCATCTTTGGATAGATTTTGGGTAGTTGTCCTTTTGGGTATTAGCCAGTATCAGACAATATTGGTTCCTTTAATGGCCCTTTTACTTGTCATATTTTCGAGTATCCTTATCTAAACCTCCTGAATCTTACAAGACAAATCTTGTGGTTGTTTTCTCTAGAGAGCCAGAAGTTATATTAATTTCCAGCTTGTTTACTTCCTAAGGCTCCATGGAAATGTCTGGTCATATATTGGACATTTTCTAAATTGGCGATTTAAATAACAGGAGAAAGTCTTCTGAAATTGCCTAAtatgttttatgaaatattttatactgttgagttatttaaatcttctcttttctacttgttgctttgtgtgtgtgtgtgtgtgtgtgtgtgtgtgtgtgtgtgtattggaggGGGTAATCATTAATTGAACTAGTACAGATCTGTAGTCCAGGGCAGTGTTATATAACAGAGTCCTGAATTCTGTGGCAAATCGCTGTTTTACTAAAGTTAGTGAAAATCTTTGTTTGTAACACTTCACTTGGATCTACACCAAAGTTTTAACTTCTGTAGACCTGGCTTCTGGCCTGGTAATTtagtgtgattttattttttgagaaaactcTGAAGAAAGGATGGTTTGTATTGAAAGTTAGGTAAAACTTAGTAGAAAGATAAAAGatttcggccgggcatggtggctcacgcctgtaatcccaacactttggggggcccaaggtgggcagatcatgaggtcaggagatcgagaccatctgggtaacatggtgaaaccccatctctattaaaaatttaaaaaaattagccaggtgtggtggcgggtgcctgtagtcccagctactcgggaggctgaggcaggagaatggcgtgaacctgggaggcagagcttgcagtgagctgagatcatgccattgcactccagcctggtcaacagagcgagactccatttcaaattgaaaaaaaaagaaagataaaagatttCAAGGAGGGTAAGTTTCAGAAGAAACTTAAGTTTTGGAAAGAGActgtttaaaattattgaaattttgtTTGAGGTTTCTGCATACCAGTTGAAAAAGCTGACAATTGACTGTTTCATGTtttgtctcataattttttcagCTACTCTTAAACATATTACTTACTGATTTTAACATACTGGAAGTTTCCTGTAATTACCAGTTTTGTCCTAAGTCAAAActtttttttgcaatttactAAGGAAGATGCAAACGTTAGAATTATAATGCAACTTTATGTAAGAAGTAAAAGTTCTTCCAAGAGGAGATTAAGACTTTGATGTAGCATGACACATTGAGGCCACTTTGGCTGGTCAGCAGTGTTTGTGAACAGTGTGTCAAGTGCCCTGACTAAGCAGAGGTTAGGAAGCATTCTTACAGTCAGAGATCTGATGGTCACTGACCCCAGAATACAGAACAACGAACCAAATGATCTTTCTCAAAAGTGACAAGATAGGGAATGCCCTCATAAAGGGCACATTTCTATATAACGTTATATTCACTGGACATGtacttttttcccctctgtaaGTTCTGAGTGTTTTAATACACTCTAGTTCCGTCTGTAAATCTTTTAACtgtgttctaatttttttgtaacagTGTAAATTTACTTTCAAGTTTGTACCATCCTGACAGAAGCAAAACCACAGTGTTCTTAGGTGTTTTTTCCTTCCTGGACAGTGAACAATACTGTAATAAATGTGTCTTAAGAAGCATATCTGTGTTGACGTGAAACTAAAATAGATACGTTGACTTTGAgtcttgattttaattttaattatagatATATCTTTAGAAATGAGTTGCACAATTGAGAAGGCACTTGCTGATGCTAAAGCTCTTGTTGAAAGATTAAGAGATCATGACGATGCCGCAGAATCTCTGATTGAGCAAACCACAGCTCTCAACAAGCGAGTAGAAGCCATGAAACaggtttgatttttcttgttcATTCCATTTATCAAAAGCAGTCATTGACATTTATGTATTGCTGGCTAATTAGTATCTAATTTTTTCAACATtctctaaaattttaaagtagcttGACCTGTGTATTTCAGATTTACTTTAATTTTGTCGTGTTCAGGTGACATACATGGACATATATTTCTAAACCCTAGATTTGATCACTTATTTTGCTGACAAAGTTGCGCATTTgagtttagaaaataaatgaatttggccgggcgcggtggctcaagcctgtaatcccagcactttgggaggccgagacgggcggatcacgaggtcaggagatcgagaccatcctggctaacacgttgaaaccccgtctctactaaaaaatacaaaaacctagccgggcaaggtggcgggcgcctgtagtcccagctactctggaggctgaggcaggagaatggcgtaaacccgggaggcggagcttgcagtgagctgagatccggccactgcactccagccccggcgacagagcgagactccgtctcaaaaaaaaaaaaaaaagaaagaaaataaatgaatttgttaGATCTAGAAACATTTGACAAAGACCAGATAATACCTTTTACTAATGTTGGTACACATTTTGTTCTGTCTTGTATAATGTggaaatgttcatatttttctttataaaagtacTTAAGGTGATGCTGTTTAACAACAAAATAGCTTTTGAAAATGATGCAAGGTAATATGTGATTTACACTCTGTGCAGTTGTTATACCCATACTTGCTGCCTTATTTTTCATTCAATGCTACCaattaaagaatacataaaaaggGCTTTCTTCTTGCTATTTTTACTGTTGTGTAACAGAATATTCCCATGGGCCACGGAGTTGAGACACTATTTTAACCTTCTTCTGGTAAAAATTTTCAAGtcatttaagaaaattataaaatctttgaCATTATGATAGAAATCAGAGGGGGAGAATGTATATCACAGCCAACTCTCCTCATCTGTTTTGTAAAAGGAAGCAATTCTGGGATAGTATTTTTAACAAAGCTACTGGAAATAGTGGAGCAAGTTTAGTTATTTGGTTTTACAACTGTGTTGCCCTAAACAGATTACCTGCATCCCTAACCAACTGTCCAGCTAGACTCAGGCACTTCAGTGAACATGTATCTGGTATTGAGTTGTTAAAAAGGGAGTTTGACATCTGAAGTTAAGAACCAGGAGTGTTATAATGAATATATTACTAAGTGTCTCGTGAGAATGCCTTGAAAATAAATTAGTGCAATTGTAAAATAAGattctcattttcttaatggaaagtctttctgcatttcttttgtacatgtgctattattattattaagatattcacataccataaaatttacttttttgaagGGTACAGTTCATTGGATTTTAGTACACATTTGCAGGTTGTACAGTATAACCACTATCtgattccagaacattttcatcaccacaaaaCCTTACATCCATCAGTGGTCTCTCTCTAGTTTCCCCTTTCCTcagtctctggcaaccactaatatttctgtctctatggatttgcctattctatattttatatgaatgaaatgataaaatatgcagctttttgtgattggcttcttaacataatgtttttaagtttcatctatgttgtagcatattATCGGTACTTCATTCCTGTTTATTGCCAAATTATATTGCATTGTAAGGATACAGCACATtgtgcttatccattcatcagctgataggcatttggattattttacttttttggctGGTAAGAATatatgctgctatgaatatttgtgtacaagtttctgtgtggacatatgttttcagttttcttgggtATATATGTAGAAGTAGAATGGATAGGTCACGTAATAACTCTGTTAAATTTTTTGAGGATCTGCCACGTTGTTTCCCAAAGCAGCTACATCAAGCTTGTCCGACCTGTGACTTGCTGGCTTCATATggtccaggatggctttgaatgcggcccaatACAAATTtgcaaactttcttaaaacattatgagatctttttttaaaaaaaggtcatCAGCTGTCGTtactgttagtgtattttatgtgcgGCCTGACAGTTCTTCCAGTGtgctcagggaagccaaaagattggacacccctgagctacatcattttacattccatcAACAATGTATGGAAGGTtgcaatttcttcacatcctctccaacaattgttattgtctttttcattataaTCATCCTAGTGGGATATATTGAATTGCATTCTCCTAATgactagttattttaattaagcatcttgtcatgtgcttattggccatttgtatatcttctttagataAATGTTTACTCAAATCCTTTGCCACTTTTAAAAATggggttattttcattttattgttgagttgtaagagttctttgtacattctggatactAAGCTCTTATCAGatatttgtttatatgtatatttcagatgtatttatatataggtatatatatttgcagatattttcatcCCGCATGTTTTTTCCCCATTAGTATCAGGAAGAAATTCAAGAACTTAATGAAGTCGCAAGACATCGGCCACGGTCCACATTAGTTATGGGAATCCAGcaagaaaacagacaaatcagAGAAttacaacaagaaaacaaaggcaaGATATGTTACTTTTTTGACATTAATCCCATTTCTAGTCTGTATTCCTGAATCATATTTATTGCTCTTTATCTTGTCCCACATTTGAACGTCTGCCTTGCTTAACAACCTCTTAGATTCTCATCCTCAGTAATCCAGTTAGCCCTGCTGTTGTTAGCTATGAAATAACTCAGCTTCATTCTCTGCAGTCCCACTGCATTGGCCCCCAGATTAGATGCTCAGTCTCTTGCCTGAAATGTCCAAACTTATCTCCCTGATTCCGGTCTGTCTTCCCCCTTCCAGTCCAATCTGTCTTCAACATAACCATTAGATTGATATTTCAAAAATCAATCTGATcgtgtaattctttttttttttttttttttttgagatggagtcttgctctttcacccaggctggagtgctgtggtgctagctcagctcactgcaagctccgcctcctggggtcatgccattctcctgcctcagcctcccaattcgCTGGTACAacatgcgcctgccaccacgcccggctaattttttgtattttgagtagagacggggtttcaccgtgttagccaggatggtctcaatctcctgaccttgttatccgcctgcctcgacctcccaaagtgctgggattacaggcgtgagccgctgcgcgcGGCCCTGATCATGTAATTCTTTTGCctaagaactttctttttttttttgagatggagtctggctctgctgcccaggctggggtgcagtagccggatctcagctcactgcaagctccgcctcctgggtttatgccattctcctgcctcagcctcccgagtagctgggactacaggcgcccaccacctcgcctggctagttttttgtatttttttttttagtagagacggggtttcaacgtgttagccaggatggtctcgaactcctgacctcgtgatctgcccatctcggcctcccaaagtgctgggattacaggcttgagccaccacgcctggcctaagaactttcattatatatttattacctTTTACAGGGACCCTAAAAATCAattcccagccttttttttttttatcttattccCACAGCTTTCTTCACCGTGAACTCTTTGCTCTTGCCAACACAAATCACTTCCTAAACACATCATCTGTTTTCATGCCTCCCTGCTTAGAAGGTCCATTCCTTCACTTTTCAACTGAGGGAACTCACACTGTACTTCTACAAAGCTTCCACCAATTTTTTTCCACAGACATCTCTTAAATCTCTTTGACTGACACTCCATTCTGCACCAACCACGTGCTTGTTTTCTCTGCTAGACTCTTGAGGTCTGTAGCCCTTTGGTATTAATATGGAGAGAGCCTTGGCTGATATTTAATTGCTGTTTAGTACATCTTTGTTGAAATGATTCTCaaaaaataagcttaaaatgCTCATTCAAAAAACTAATAAGGGATTTCATTTGGTGTCTCTTATTGTTATATGGCTAGATTTTTGtgcattgtgttttctttttaaaatgtcctatTCATAAGTTGCTTAGTGGAaaattttatgtacttttaaCTCAAGTTGGAATAAAGTACAATATTATTCTTGATAGAATTGCGTACCTCCCTGGAAGAACATCAGTCAGCCTTGGAACTTATAATGAGCAAGTATCGAGAACAAATGTTCAGATTGCTAATGGCTAGCAAAAAAGATGATCCGGGTATAATAATGAAGTTAAAAGAGCAGCACTCCAAGGTAATCCATTCTATAAATGTGACCTGAAATGGAAAAGAGAGACAATTGATTATCctgtgttcagattttttttgtaaaaaatcagAGGTATCTAGTAATGGCATTTTAACATGATGTTGAatgtttcatctttttaattgccattttctcctttttcttatttttccatttcttgctTGTTATGTATCATTTTCTGTTTGATTTATAACTCTCACTGTTTCTTAGAAACTTTAATTTgttcattgaaaaataaattttattttcgaTATAAAGGTAAGTCTGttctattcaacattatttttgtaGGGCTATatgcttttaagaaatatttcttaaaaggctgggcatggtggctcacgcctataatcccagcactttgggaggccaaggtaggaggatcacttgaggccagaagttcaagaccagcctgggcaacatagtgcgactccatctcttcaaaaataaaagtattagctggatgtggtagcacatgcctgcagtcctaggttcttaggaggctgaggtggatagaccacttcagctcaggagtttgaggttacagtgagctatggtcatgccaacTCCCATCTAGAcaaccgagtgagaccctgtctcttaaaaaacaatttttcaataaatttttttttgttaataaatttGTGTATTGACTTCTCTTgcataaacaaaaaatactgaaaacttttttttaaaacctgaaagcAGTTTAATGtagatttgtttttcttaggACTATTTTCTGAATAAGGCTAATTCATCCAGACTATAAATCATCTTGTTTATTATAATGGAAAAAACCTGGGGTTGAGGAGAAGAACCAACATATTAAAAGGTTTGCTCCCTTGCCCCAGTATTATATACCAGTTGACATCATTTTTTAGAAACAAAGCTGAAGTAGTTAGAAATTAGTGTTTTACCTGCTGTTCATCCCTTTGTCATCACTGTGTCTATTCCCTTTGGTATGTCCCCAAATTTTATGGCATATTTTATGGCAACTGCTATGAAGACAAGTAGAATAATCCTTTCtcacttatatttattttaaactgactTTTATTTGctgatatgaaataaaaatattaaactagaTTGTGAAACTAAGCTGTTACCTGTATTAGATAATGATGATCTGActattattatcaatattatttaagaaatagtgATTATGAGCCTTCTTTTCCCCATTTGTTACAGCAGAAATAGTAAAggacatctttttatatttctctattaTTGAAACACATTTTAGATTCTTTAAAATACTTCTTCCATTTTGGTGCTTGTAGGTGTTTTTCACTTATTAGTAATTAATTCTATTAGAATTAAATACCTATCAAATAGCTCTTTATATGCCTTTATATATTAGAAAACTTAATGATAGGTACCTCTTATGTCAAccagtaaaattataaattaaattaaaaatctgtgtttaaaaaacaaaaaaagttttctaattttgCTATTCATCTCCTAATCAAATGGCAATCTGTTGATATTTAAGTGGTGATCTTTTGAATACAAAATGTAACTATTGTTAATGAGACCAttctaaaatcatttaaatttaaaggtataataactataataactAAGACTTTTTTAGAGGCACTAAGAGGAGTTGACTTagtattagtaaaataaatgtaatcttGAGAATTTC carries:
- the FGFR1OP2 gene encoding FGFR1 oncogene partner 2 isoform X2, with the translated sequence MSCTIEKALADAKALVERLRDHDDAAESLIEQTTALNKRVEAMKQYQEEIQELNEVARHRPRSTLVMGIQQENRQIRELQQENKELRTSLEEHQSALELIMSKYREQMFRLLMASKKDDPGIIMKLKEQHSKELQAHVDQITEMAAVMRKAIEIDEQQGCKEQERIFQLEQENKGLREILQITRESFLNLRKDDASESTSLSALVTNSDLSLRKS
- the FGFR1OP2 gene encoding FGFR1 oncogene partner 2 isoform X1; this encodes MSCTIEKALADAKALVERLRDHDDAAESLIEQTTALNKRVEAMKQYQEEIQELNEVARHRPRSTLVMGIQQENRQIRELQQENKELRTSLEEHQSALELIMSKYREQMFRLLMASKKDDPGIIMKLKEQHSKIDMVHRNKSEGFFLDASRHILEAPQHGLERRHLEANQNELQAHVDQITEMAAVMRKAIEIDEQQGCKEQERIFQLEQENKGLREILQITRESFLNLRKDDASESTSLSALVTNSDLSLRKS